One segment of Diaphorobacter sp. HDW4B DNA contains the following:
- a CDS encoding MaoC family dehydratase, whose protein sequence is MAGLYFEQFELGQIFRHDIRRTVTETDNVLFTTMTHNPAAIHLDAEYSRGTEFGKPLMNSVFTLGLVVGISVGDTTLGTTVGNLGWDEVRFPRPVFAGDTIRVESKVLEKRESKSRPTNGVVIFEHVGYNQRDELVCSCKRSALMHRVPQSEG, encoded by the coding sequence ATGGCGGGTTTGTATTTCGAGCAGTTTGAACTGGGCCAGATCTTTCGCCATGACATCCGGCGCACGGTCACCGAGACCGACAACGTTCTGTTCACCACCATGACCCACAACCCTGCTGCCATTCACTTGGACGCGGAGTACTCGCGCGGCACCGAATTCGGCAAGCCGCTGATGAACAGCGTGTTCACGCTGGGCCTGGTCGTCGGCATCTCCGTGGGCGACACCACGCTGGGCACGACGGTGGGCAATCTGGGCTGGGATGAGGTGCGTTTCCCGCGCCCCGTGTTTGCGGGCGACACGATTCGTGTGGAATCCAAAGTGCTGGAAAAGCGCGAGAGCAAATCACGCCCCACAAACGGTGTGGTGATCTTCGAGCATGTGGGATACAACCAGCGCGATGAACTGGTCTGCTCCTGCAAGCGCAGTGCGTTGATGCACCGCGTTCCCCAATCCGAGGGCTGA
- a CDS encoding acyl-CoA dehydrogenase family protein → MNMEVVSSLDAETKSMVESSLGRFVDEAYEPTQRHARLLKGEVDYRAHWATLAELGVLALPVGEALGGIGGSTADVSDALRILARGLVLEPLIEAGVIPMPLLAAGAEGADAVAEALAGESMTVLVGGRRGDELRCSRHGSTGQINGLARVVPGAAQADIWLIACTNDEGEPLVLRVRASEIVAQLRAFRMMDAREACDIEFTACSLPTNAVWLFGAAATQALQEASARAISAYCADAAGVMQNLVQQTGEYLRTRIQFDAPLASFQALQHRLADMHMAALEAKSIARAMARSIDAGDEEQVRWLSYAAPTVVSRCATKVGHDAIQLHGGMGVTDELIISHYNSRLVVLQQLLARWVGDAQSSSSSTI, encoded by the coding sequence ATGAATATGGAAGTCGTGTCTTCACTGGATGCCGAGACCAAGAGCATGGTCGAAAGCTCGCTCGGTCGCTTTGTCGATGAGGCCTACGAGCCCACGCAACGCCACGCGAGATTGCTCAAGGGCGAGGTGGATTACCGTGCGCATTGGGCCACTCTGGCAGAGCTGGGCGTGCTGGCGCTGCCGGTGGGCGAAGCGCTGGGCGGCATCGGCGGCAGTACGGCCGATGTGTCCGATGCGCTGCGGATTCTGGCGCGCGGGCTGGTGCTGGAGCCGTTGATCGAGGCCGGCGTCATCCCCATGCCCTTGTTGGCCGCTGGTGCGGAAGGCGCTGACGCAGTGGCCGAAGCGCTCGCCGGTGAAAGCATGACGGTTCTGGTGGGTGGACGACGCGGCGATGAACTGCGCTGCTCGCGCCATGGCAGCACGGGGCAGATCAACGGTCTGGCCCGCGTCGTGCCGGGTGCGGCTCAGGCCGACATCTGGCTGATTGCCTGCACCAACGACGAAGGCGAGCCGCTGGTGCTGCGAGTGCGTGCCAGTGAGATCGTGGCGCAGTTGCGCGCCTTTCGCATGATGGATGCACGCGAGGCCTGCGATATCGAATTCACCGCATGCAGTCTGCCGACGAATGCGGTGTGGCTGTTTGGTGCGGCGGCGACGCAAGCGCTGCAGGAGGCCAGTGCACGCGCCATCAGCGCCTATTGCGCCGACGCCGCAGGTGTCATGCAGAACCTGGTGCAGCAAACGGGCGAGTATCTGCGCACCCGCATCCAGTTCGATGCGCCGCTGGCCAGTTTTCAGGCACTGCAGCATCGCCTGGCCGATATGCACATGGCGGCGTTGGAGGCCAAGTCCATCGCGCGCGCCATGGCCAGAAGCATCGATGCAGGCGACGAGGAGCAGGTGCGCTGGCTAAGCTATGCGGCACCCACGGTGGTGTCGCGCTGCGCAACCAAGGTCGGGCACGACGCGATCCAGCTGCATGGCGGCATGGGCGTAACGGATGAACTGATCATCAGTCATTACAACTCGCGGCTCGTGGTGCTGCAGCAGTTGCTGGCGCGCTGGGTGGGCGATGCGCAATCCAGTTCGTCGTCAACCATTTGA
- a CDS encoding acyl-CoA dehydrogenase family protein has translation MHSNNNAPAFDEAAFRAEVREFVKENLDPVTRHKVENGIYLDKSDYVGWQKALRRRGWFGAAWPRSAGGQDWSVRQEHAFLQESAIHAAPMLIPYGVNMLGPVLYSFGTEAQKQAHLGGILDSDVWWCQGYSEPNAGSDLASLKLRAVRDGDHYVLNGTKMWTTEAHWADMMHCLVRTDNTGRKQQGISFLLLDMKTPGVSIDPIVTIDGVHHTNQTFFDNVRMPVSNLVGEEGAGWKIAKFLLSRERTFIADTGNKIRMLGQIKATVAQNAGLFDPMQRALQAERLSRIEADLTALLALERDYIDEWMAGHDDGIGASVLKVRGTEVLQAMTEFWRDAQGPYGVCYDASQRKSGDGLGAQEPWVRASAGTYNYLYSRCWSIFGGTNEVQRNIIAAQLLRG, from the coding sequence ATGCACAGCAACAACAACGCACCGGCTTTCGACGAGGCCGCATTTCGCGCCGAGGTGCGCGAGTTCGTCAAGGAAAACCTCGATCCCGTCACCCGGCACAAGGTCGAGAACGGCATCTATCTGGACAAGAGCGACTATGTCGGCTGGCAGAAGGCGCTGCGCCGTCGCGGATGGTTCGGCGCGGCCTGGCCCAGGTCGGCAGGTGGCCAGGACTGGAGCGTGAGGCAGGAACATGCCTTCTTGCAGGAAAGCGCGATCCACGCAGCGCCCATGCTCATCCCCTACGGCGTGAACATGCTCGGTCCGGTGCTCTACTCCTTCGGCACCGAAGCGCAGAAGCAGGCGCATCTGGGCGGCATTCTGGACAGCGACGTGTGGTGGTGTCAGGGCTACTCGGAGCCGAATGCCGGTTCCGACCTCGCATCGCTCAAGCTGCGCGCGGTGCGCGATGGCGATCACTACGTGCTCAACGGCACCAAGATGTGGACTACCGAGGCGCACTGGGCCGACATGATGCATTGCCTCGTGCGCACCGACAACACGGGCCGCAAGCAGCAGGGCATCAGCTTTCTGCTGCTCGACATGAAGACGCCGGGTGTGAGCATCGACCCCATCGTCACCATCGATGGCGTGCACCACACCAACCAGACGTTCTTCGACAACGTGCGCATGCCGGTGTCCAACCTGGTGGGCGAGGAGGGCGCGGGCTGGAAGATCGCCAAGTTCCTGCTCTCGCGCGAACGCACCTTCATTGCCGATACGGGCAACAAGATCCGCATGCTCGGGCAGATCAAGGCGACCGTGGCGCAGAACGCAGGTTTGTTCGACCCCATGCAGCGCGCCCTGCAGGCCGAGCGCCTGTCACGCATCGAGGCGGACCTGACGGCCTTGCTGGCGCTGGAGCGCGACTACATCGACGAATGGATGGCCGGGCATGACGACGGCATCGGTGCGTCGGTGCTCAAGGTGCGCGGCACCGAAGTGCTGCAGGCCATGACCGAATTCTGGCGCGATGCGCAAGGCCCCTACGGAGTCTGCTACGACGCATCGCAGCGCAAGAGCGGCGATGGACTGGGGGCGCAGGAGCCTTGGGTGCGCGCCAGCGCAGGCACCTACAACTATCTCTACAGCCGCTGCTGGTCCATCTTCGGCGGCACCAACGAAGTTCAACGCAACATCATCGCCGCGCAGTTGCTGCGCGGTTGA
- a CDS encoding acyl-CoA dehydrogenase family protein yields the protein MIPRTLFKPEHDQFRDSVRRFIDKEIVPHHERWEEQGMVDRELWTKAGAAGLLCPNLPEEYGGCGPDYLFNVVITEELARAGVTGPGFAVHSDMVATYIATFGSDEQKKRWLPKMVTGEAIGALGLTEPSAGSDLKGIRTRAVREGDEYVINGQKVYISNGQLCDVIVLACKTDPAAGAKGMSFILVEADRAGFKRGRNLKKIGLKAQDTSELFFENVRVPVSNLLGKEGGAFSMAMSKLAEERLSIAVSAIMMAESALQWTVDYTRERQAFGQSISDFQNTRFKLAELSAEILAKRVFVDRCVELHLKKELDAVDAAAAKMLCTELQCKTVDECLQFFGGYGYMLEYPIARAYIDSRVRRIAGGSSEIMREIIGRKLLGEAQK from the coding sequence ATGATTCCACGCACCCTGTTCAAACCCGAGCACGACCAGTTCCGCGACAGCGTTCGCCGCTTCATCGACAAAGAGATTGTTCCGCACCACGAACGTTGGGAAGAGCAAGGCATGGTCGACCGCGAACTGTGGACCAAGGCGGGAGCAGCCGGTCTGCTGTGCCCCAACCTGCCCGAGGAATATGGCGGCTGCGGGCCGGACTATCTGTTCAACGTCGTCATCACCGAAGAGCTGGCACGTGCCGGTGTGACGGGTCCGGGCTTTGCCGTGCACTCCGACATGGTGGCGACCTACATCGCCACCTTCGGTTCGGACGAGCAGAAAAAGCGCTGGTTGCCCAAGATGGTGACGGGCGAAGCGATTGGCGCGTTGGGACTGACCGAGCCTTCGGCCGGGAGTGACCTGAAGGGCATTCGCACCCGCGCTGTGCGGGAAGGCGACGAGTATGTGATCAACGGCCAGAAGGTCTACATCTCCAACGGCCAGCTGTGCGATGTGATCGTGCTGGCCTGCAAGACCGATCCGGCCGCCGGTGCCAAGGGCATGAGCTTCATCCTGGTCGAGGCTGATCGCGCCGGATTCAAGCGCGGACGCAATCTGAAGAAGATCGGGCTGAAGGCGCAGGACACGTCCGAGCTGTTCTTCGAGAACGTGCGTGTGCCGGTGAGCAATCTTCTGGGTAAGGAGGGCGGCGCGTTCAGCATGGCGATGAGCAAGCTGGCCGAGGAGCGTTTGTCCATCGCGGTGTCGGCCATCATGATGGCGGAATCGGCGCTGCAATGGACCGTGGACTACACGCGCGAGCGTCAGGCGTTCGGCCAGTCGATCTCGGATTTTCAGAACACCCGGTTCAAATTGGCCGAGCTGAGCGCCGAGATTCTGGCCAAGCGCGTGTTCGTCGATCGCTGCGTCGAGCTGCATCTGAAGAAGGAACTCGATGCGGTGGATGCCGCCGCCGCCAAGATGCTTTGCACCGAACTGCAATGCAAGACGGTGGACGAGTGCCTGCAGTTCTTTGGCGGCTACGGCTACATGTTGGAGTACCCGATTGCGCGCGCCTACATCGATTCGCGCGTGCGTCGCATTGCCGGTGGTTCCTCGGAAATCATGCGCGAGATCATCGGGCGCAAGCTGCTCGGGGAGGCCCAGAAATGA